In Streptomyces sp. HUAS ZL42, the DNA window ACGAACTCGGCGACGGTGGCCGGGTGCTCGCGCGGAGCCTGGAGGAGGTGCGGGACTTCGAGGATGTCGCCGGCGATCTGGAGGTCGCTGTCGCTGTTCATGGAGTGCGGTGGTTCCTCGGCGGAAGAGTGGGGGACAGAGGTGCCCTGGTGGGGCCGAAGGGAAACAGCGGCCGAGTCGCGAGGGACTCAGGCGCAGCCGGAGCGGGTGTGGCTCAACAGCTGGAACAGCAACAACAGCTACAGCGAGCGCGGGCAGCACCGAGGGACCCGGCGGAGCGGGTCGAGGTGAGCGCCAAGTTCGCGAGCATGCCCCCTAGGACATCGGTTCACACCTCCACTGTCAACTTGACGCCCGGTATGTGGGACATGTTTCACCTCATCCGGTTCATCGCGAAGGTGAAAGGTTTGTTCATGGGGTCGCGGGGACACATGGCGCACAACCGGGCGCACAGGCGTCGTTGCGATCCCGTGATCCGACTGTGATCCGGATCGCTTCGTTGCGTGTGTCGGAAACGAGTCGGAACGAGAACGAACTTCCGGGCGTCCTTCTCCGTACAAGCTCTGTGCGGGGCCCAAGGCGTCCGGGGCCTCTTCTGCCTGTCATGGTTTATGGCGATTTGAACACTTTCTGCACTGGCTTGGTTCCGCAGAGTGAATAAGGGGCCCAATAGCAGATCTCGGCTTGACTCGCCCGGAGCAGCACACTTGTAATTTCACTCGTGTCGTTCAGCCGGAATCGGTAACGGCAGCATCACGGGGACGCGAAAGACGGACGAGGGGCGCACATGACCGAGCTGGTGCAGCAACTGCTGGTCGACGACGCGGACGAGGAACTCGGCTGGCAGGAGCGCGCGCTCTGCGCCCAGACCGACCCCGAGTCGTTCTTCCCCGAGAAGGGCGGCTCCACCCGCGAGGCCAAGAAGGTCTGCCTCGCCTGTGAGGTCCGCTCCGAGTGCCTCGAGTACGCCCTGGCCAACGACGAGCGCTTCGGTATCTGGGGCGGCCTGTCCGAGCGCGAGCGCCGCCGGCTGAAGAAGGCGGCCGTCTGACGGAACGGCACGGACCTTCCGTACATACGCACCTTCCGTACATAGGTCACGATCGGCCCGTCGCAGGTGGGTTATCCACAGGCGGCGGGCCGTCGGCATGCCCAGCCGATAGTGTGGTCGCTCGTCCGAGACGCCCCGCTGCCCCCTCGGGGCACAGGCGTCCACCGCAGTCCATCGAACCGGGGCCCGTACCTCGATGTCCGTGCACAGCCACACGGCAGCACACCAAGACGTAGCTGCCACGGCGGGATTCGACCCGACCCGCCCACCCGAGTTCCCGCGTCACGTGGTGACGGCGGTCCTCGTCTCCCACGACGGTGCCCGCTGGCTGCCCGACGCGCTCGCCGGGCTGCTCGGCCAGGAGCGCCCCGTGCAGTAC includes these proteins:
- a CDS encoding WhiB family transcriptional regulator, coding for MTELVQQLLVDDADEELGWQERALCAQTDPESFFPEKGGSTREAKKVCLACEVRSECLEYALANDERFGIWGGLSERERRRLKKAAV